In Garra rufa chromosome 15, GarRuf1.0, whole genome shotgun sequence, a single genomic region encodes these proteins:
- the plin3 gene encoding mannose-6-phosphate receptor binding protein 1, whose protein sequence is MADSGKTPEKETEASQATQEQQSVVSRVSNLPLVSSACDAVYNAYSSTKDNVPILKGVMEVAESGVRTLGAAASTGSKPILDRLEPQIAMVNEYAIKGLEKVEENLPILQQPADKLVSDTVGMVYQSVTGAKDAVVGAVMGGVERTRMAVSDGINTVMGSRVGQMVSNGVDKALTHSEDWVDQNLQISEKELAALAEPRPGEEEGFIVTTRPSYFVRLGKLSAKVRERALEQSLIRARKARDTTHTAVTQMTSTLDLLESARVTLASANQQLGGAPEQLLQRWKEWKEGQPKELQEKVTEIDTGKNKGEELESRALSMVRGLSDQLKSACSGVVSSVQGLPGTVQEQLLNARHTAGELQASLSNTKTLTPVLLEQTRQQIGQVRQSLDGVVEYLLHNTPLNWLVGPFAPQITEKGD, encoded by the exons ATGGCAGATAGCGGGAAGACACCAGAGAAGGAGACAGAGGCATCACAGGCTACTCAGGAACAACAG agtgttgtatCCCGAGTGAGCAACCTGCCGCTGGTGAGTTCAGCATGCGATGCGGTGTATAATGCCTACAGCTCTACTAAAGACAATGTGCCAATTCTGAAAGGAGTAATGGAGGTTGCTGAGAGTGGGGTGCGCACATTGGGTGCTGCTGCTTCAACAGGTTCCAAACCCATACTCGACCGGCTGGAACCTCAGA TTGCAATGGTAAATGAATATGCCATTAAAGGCCTGGAGAAGGTAGAAGAAAACCTTCCAATTTTACAACAACCAGCAGACAAG CTGGTATCCGACACAGTGGGCATGGTGTACCAGTCAGTAACTGGAGCCAAGGATGCTGTGGTGGGGGCTGTGATGGGTGGTGTGGAAAGGACACGTATGGCTGTGTCCGATGGCATAAACACTGTCATGGGGTCCCGTGTGGGCCAGATGGTCAGTAATGGTGTGGATAAGGCCCTCACTCACTCTGAAGACTGGGTGGATCAGAACCTTCAAATCAGTGAAAAGGAGCTTG CTGCACTGGCTGAGCCAAGACCAGGTGAGGAGGAAGGATTCATTGTAACCACTAGACCTAGCTATTTTGTCCGTCTGGGTAAACTATCTGCTAAAGTTCGGGAAAGAGCGCTTGAGCAGTCTCTTATTAGGGCCCGCAAGGCCCGAGACACTACGCATACAGCTGTGACTCAAATGACCAGCACTTTGGACCTGCTGGAAAGTGCCCGGGTCACCCTGGCCAGTGCCAACCAGCAGCTAGGGGGCGCTCCGGAGCAGTTACTGCAGAGATGGAAAGAATGGAAAGAAGGGCAGCCCAAAGAACTGCAGGAGAAAGTAACAGAGATAGATACAGGAAAAAACAAGGGAGAG GAACTGGAGTCGAGGGCTCTGTCAATGGTGCGGGGTTTGAGTGATCAGCTGAAATCGGCATGTTCAGGGGTCGTGTCCAGTGTACAGGGTCTCCCAGGGACTGTGCAGGAACAGCTTCTGAATGCTCGACATACAGCTGGAGAACTCCAGGCATCACTGAGTAACACCAAAACACTCACACCCGTTCTCTTAGAGCAGACACGGCAACAGATCGGCCAG GTACGACAATCATTGGATGGTGTCGTGGAGTACCTTCTCCATAACACTCCTCTCAATTGGCTGGTTGGACCTTTTGCACCTCAGATAACAGAGAAAGGCGATTGA
- the rgl1 gene encoding ral guanine nucleotide dissociation stimulator-like 1 isoform X2, with the protein MREALTMKFAWKAKMSSVQDWGEEVEEGAIYNVTLKRVQIQQAANKGARWLGAEGDRLPPGHTVSQLETCKIRSIRAGTLERLVETLLTAFGDNDLTYTSIFLSTYRAFATTQSVLELLLDRYGSFEDCEGDRNQCRTGESRGAVRNALASILRAWLDQCPEDFQEPPSYPSLHRVLGFLQKAMPGSEPMRRAQSLLEQLRVQASLENETEGGFQYTNPFCIGEDEEVEIDLQEDFFSFEVDLVAEQLTYMDSLLFKKVVPHHCLGAIWSQRDKKDGKQSAPTIRATITQFNAVTACVVSTILRQRQIRPQLRARIIQRWIDIAQECRIRKNFSSLRAMVSALQSNPIYRLKRVWASVSKDSMQMFEELSDIFSDQNNYLTSRELLMREGTSKFASLDSCAKDHQKRSQKRLQLQKEMGAMQGTIPYLGTFLTDLTMLDTALPDQVEGGLINFEKRRREFEVIAQIKLLQSACNSYCLTPDPAFLRWFKSQPQYSEEESYALSCEVEGLGDNSPTSPKPRKSMVKRLSLLFLGTDATSTSSPVRESPRSPPTGSSGESMDSVSVSSSDSSPSESEGMTPTHSIDTQLKKLSDSSSCTSLHSMDTSSSTTSASLASPTLSGPPCMHRRSISLTPMSPTSPGFLPAYNTQAQDACIIRVSLEQGNGNLYKSIMLTSQDKTPAVISRAMAKHNLEGEQAADYELVQVISEERELVIPDNANVFYAMSTSANFDFLLRLRGSEGRPVQLRSRCSTTLPRTQQRSSLSLRLSKVTL; encoded by the exons ATGAGAGAGGCCCTCACCATGAAATTCGCTTGGAAAGCTAAAATG AGCTCTGTGCAGGACTGGGGAGAGGAGGTTGAGGAAGGAGCCATATACAACGTGACGCTGAAGAGGGTCCAAATCCAGCAGGCGGCTAACAAAGGCGCAAGATGGCTGGGG GCGGAGGGTGACCGCTTGCCCCCAGGTCACACAGTCAGCCAGCTTGAGACATGTAAGATCAGGAGTATCCGGGCGGGGACACTGGAGCGCTTGGTAGAGACACTCCTCACAGCATTCGGTGATAATGACTTGACCTACACCAGCATCTTCCTCTCCACATACAGGGCCTTTGCTACTACGCAGAGTGTACTGGAGTTGCTGCTTGACAG GTATGGTAGTTTTGAGGATTGCGAAGGAGACCGTAACCAGTGTCGGACTGGTGAGAGCAGAGGCGCTGTAAGAAA tgCTTTGGCCTCTATTCTAAGAGCCTGGTTGGATCAGTGTCCAGAGGACTTCCAGGAACCTCCATCATATCCGAGCTTGCATCGTGTGCTGGGTTTCCTGCAGAAGGCCATGCCAGGCTCTGAGCCAATGCGCCGGGCTCAGAGTCTGCTAGAACAATTGCGTGTCCAGGCCAGCCTAGAGAATGAGACTGAAG GAGGCTTTCAGTACACCAACCCTTTCTGCATTGGGGAAGATGAGGAAGTTGAGATCGATTTGCAGGAGGATTTCTTCTCCTTTGAGGTTGACCTTGTAGCAGAGCAGCTGACTTATATGGATTCG CTGTTGTTTAAGAAGGTGGTTCCTCATCACTGTCTGGGTGCTATTTGGTCTCAGCGAGATAAAAAGGATGGCAAACAGAGTGCGCCCACCATCCGTGCCACCATCACCCAGTTTAATGCGGTAACAGCGTGCGTGGTCAGCACCATCCTCCGTCAGCGACAGATACGCCCACAATTGCGTGCTCGCATCATCCAGCGCTGGATCGACATTGCACAG GAGTGTCGCATTCGTAAGAACTTCTCGTCTCTGAGAGCCATGGTGTCGGCGCTGCAGTCTAACCCCATCTACAGACTGAAGAGAGTGTGGGCTTCTGTTTCCAA AGATAGCATGCAGATGTTTGAAGAGCTTTCTGATATTTTCTCCGACCAGAATAATTACCTTACAAGCAGGGAACTGCTAATGAGG GAGGGCACCTCAAAATTTGCCAGTCTGGACAGCTGTGCCAAAGATCACCAGAAAAGATCGCAAAAGAGACTGCAGTTACAAAAAGAAATG GGTGCCATGCAGGGGACGATCCCATACCTGGGTACATTTCTCACAGATTTGACCATGCTCGATACAGCACTGCCTGACCAAGTTGAG GGAGGACTGATTAATTTCGAAAAGCGGCGCAGA GAGTTTGAAGTGATCGCTCAGATTAAGCTCCTGCAGTCTGCGTGCAATAGTTACTGTCTGACCCCTGATCCCGCATTTCTGCGCTGGTTTAAAAGTCAGCCTCAGTACTCAGAGGAGGAGAG TTATGCGCTGTCATGTGAAGTTGAAGGACTGGGAGACAACAGCCCAACATCACCAAAACCCCGCAAGAGTATGGTGAAAAGATTAAGCCT ACTCTTCTTAGGAACCGATGCCACGAGCACAAGCTCTCCTGTGAGAGAAAGTCCTCgatcgccacctactggcagctCTGGGGAGAGCATGGACTCGGTCAGTGTGTCTTCCAGTGACTCTAGTCCCTCTGAGAGTGAAGGCATGACACCCACACACTCTATAGACACTCAGCTGAAGAAG CTGTCCGATTCTTCCTCCTGCACCTCATTGCACTCCATGGACACTTCCTCTTCTACAACCAGCGCTTCTCTGGCCTCCCCGACACTGTCTGGACCTCCCTGCATGCACCGGCGCTCGATCTCCTTAACGCCCATGTCCCCCACATCACCTGGTTTTCTGCCTGCATATAACACACAAGCTCAGGATGCATGCATCATCCGAGTAAGCCTTGAACAGGGAAACGGAAACCTCTACAAGAGTATCATG CTGACCAGTCAGGACAAAACTCCAGCGGTGATCTCTCGAGCCATGGCCAAACACAACCTGGAGGGTGAGCAGGCTGCCGACTACGAGTTGGTGCAGGTCATCTCTGAGGAGAGAG AATTGGTCATCCCTGACAACGCCAATGTGTTTTACGCCATGAGCACATCTGCAAACTTTGACTTCCTGCTGCGTCTGCGTGGTTCTGAGGGGAGGCCGGTTCAACTGCGCAGTCGTTGCAGCACCACACTACCACGCACACAACAACGCTCCAGTCTGTCCCTCAGACTCAGCAAGGTCACACTGTGA
- the rgl1 gene encoding ral guanine nucleotide dissociation stimulator-like 1 isoform X1: protein MISHYPLASLLPWPPIPNFLDLDGEGGVALQRYQPRSPESSPRCWSSVQDWGEEVEEGAIYNVTLKRVQIQQAANKGARWLGAEGDRLPPGHTVSQLETCKIRSIRAGTLERLVETLLTAFGDNDLTYTSIFLSTYRAFATTQSVLELLLDRYGSFEDCEGDRNQCRTGESRGAVRNALASILRAWLDQCPEDFQEPPSYPSLHRVLGFLQKAMPGSEPMRRAQSLLEQLRVQASLENETEGGFQYTNPFCIGEDEEVEIDLQEDFFSFEVDLVAEQLTYMDSLLFKKVVPHHCLGAIWSQRDKKDGKQSAPTIRATITQFNAVTACVVSTILRQRQIRPQLRARIIQRWIDIAQECRIRKNFSSLRAMVSALQSNPIYRLKRVWASVSKDSMQMFEELSDIFSDQNNYLTSRELLMREGTSKFASLDSCAKDHQKRSQKRLQLQKEMGAMQGTIPYLGTFLTDLTMLDTALPDQVEGGLINFEKRRREFEVIAQIKLLQSACNSYCLTPDPAFLRWFKSQPQYSEEESYALSCEVEGLGDNSPTSPKPRKSMVKRLSLLFLGTDATSTSSPVRESPRSPPTGSSGESMDSVSVSSSDSSPSESEGMTPTHSIDTQLKKLSDSSSCTSLHSMDTSSSTTSASLASPTLSGPPCMHRRSISLTPMSPTSPGFLPAYNTQAQDACIIRVSLEQGNGNLYKSIMLTSQDKTPAVISRAMAKHNLEGEQAADYELVQVISEERELVIPDNANVFYAMSTSANFDFLLRLRGSEGRPVQLRSRCSTTLPRTQQRSSLSLRLSKVTL from the exons ATGATTTCACACTATCCGCTGGCATCGTTGCTCCCCTGGCCACCCATCCCAAACTTTCTGGACCTAGATGGGGAGGGAGGGGTGGCCCTGCAGAGGTACCAACCACGGTCACCAGAGAGCAGCCCTCGTTGTTGG AGCTCTGTGCAGGACTGGGGAGAGGAGGTTGAGGAAGGAGCCATATACAACGTGACGCTGAAGAGGGTCCAAATCCAGCAGGCGGCTAACAAAGGCGCAAGATGGCTGGGG GCGGAGGGTGACCGCTTGCCCCCAGGTCACACAGTCAGCCAGCTTGAGACATGTAAGATCAGGAGTATCCGGGCGGGGACACTGGAGCGCTTGGTAGAGACACTCCTCACAGCATTCGGTGATAATGACTTGACCTACACCAGCATCTTCCTCTCCACATACAGGGCCTTTGCTACTACGCAGAGTGTACTGGAGTTGCTGCTTGACAG GTATGGTAGTTTTGAGGATTGCGAAGGAGACCGTAACCAGTGTCGGACTGGTGAGAGCAGAGGCGCTGTAAGAAA tgCTTTGGCCTCTATTCTAAGAGCCTGGTTGGATCAGTGTCCAGAGGACTTCCAGGAACCTCCATCATATCCGAGCTTGCATCGTGTGCTGGGTTTCCTGCAGAAGGCCATGCCAGGCTCTGAGCCAATGCGCCGGGCTCAGAGTCTGCTAGAACAATTGCGTGTCCAGGCCAGCCTAGAGAATGAGACTGAAG GAGGCTTTCAGTACACCAACCCTTTCTGCATTGGGGAAGATGAGGAAGTTGAGATCGATTTGCAGGAGGATTTCTTCTCCTTTGAGGTTGACCTTGTAGCAGAGCAGCTGACTTATATGGATTCG CTGTTGTTTAAGAAGGTGGTTCCTCATCACTGTCTGGGTGCTATTTGGTCTCAGCGAGATAAAAAGGATGGCAAACAGAGTGCGCCCACCATCCGTGCCACCATCACCCAGTTTAATGCGGTAACAGCGTGCGTGGTCAGCACCATCCTCCGTCAGCGACAGATACGCCCACAATTGCGTGCTCGCATCATCCAGCGCTGGATCGACATTGCACAG GAGTGTCGCATTCGTAAGAACTTCTCGTCTCTGAGAGCCATGGTGTCGGCGCTGCAGTCTAACCCCATCTACAGACTGAAGAGAGTGTGGGCTTCTGTTTCCAA AGATAGCATGCAGATGTTTGAAGAGCTTTCTGATATTTTCTCCGACCAGAATAATTACCTTACAAGCAGGGAACTGCTAATGAGG GAGGGCACCTCAAAATTTGCCAGTCTGGACAGCTGTGCCAAAGATCACCAGAAAAGATCGCAAAAGAGACTGCAGTTACAAAAAGAAATG GGTGCCATGCAGGGGACGATCCCATACCTGGGTACATTTCTCACAGATTTGACCATGCTCGATACAGCACTGCCTGACCAAGTTGAG GGAGGACTGATTAATTTCGAAAAGCGGCGCAGA GAGTTTGAAGTGATCGCTCAGATTAAGCTCCTGCAGTCTGCGTGCAATAGTTACTGTCTGACCCCTGATCCCGCATTTCTGCGCTGGTTTAAAAGTCAGCCTCAGTACTCAGAGGAGGAGAG TTATGCGCTGTCATGTGAAGTTGAAGGACTGGGAGACAACAGCCCAACATCACCAAAACCCCGCAAGAGTATGGTGAAAAGATTAAGCCT ACTCTTCTTAGGAACCGATGCCACGAGCACAAGCTCTCCTGTGAGAGAAAGTCCTCgatcgccacctactggcagctCTGGGGAGAGCATGGACTCGGTCAGTGTGTCTTCCAGTGACTCTAGTCCCTCTGAGAGTGAAGGCATGACACCCACACACTCTATAGACACTCAGCTGAAGAAG CTGTCCGATTCTTCCTCCTGCACCTCATTGCACTCCATGGACACTTCCTCTTCTACAACCAGCGCTTCTCTGGCCTCCCCGACACTGTCTGGACCTCCCTGCATGCACCGGCGCTCGATCTCCTTAACGCCCATGTCCCCCACATCACCTGGTTTTCTGCCTGCATATAACACACAAGCTCAGGATGCATGCATCATCCGAGTAAGCCTTGAACAGGGAAACGGAAACCTCTACAAGAGTATCATG CTGACCAGTCAGGACAAAACTCCAGCGGTGATCTCTCGAGCCATGGCCAAACACAACCTGGAGGGTGAGCAGGCTGCCGACTACGAGTTGGTGCAGGTCATCTCTGAGGAGAGAG AATTGGTCATCCCTGACAACGCCAATGTGTTTTACGCCATGAGCACATCTGCAAACTTTGACTTCCTGCTGCGTCTGCGTGGTTCTGAGGGGAGGCCGGTTCAACTGCGCAGTCGTTGCAGCACCACACTACCACGCACACAACAACGCTCCAGTCTGTCCCTCAGACTCAGCAAGGTCACACTGTGA